One window of Aspergillus oryzae RIB40 DNA, chromosome 3 genomic DNA carries:
- a CDS encoding DUF821 domain protein (predicted protein): MRWSQGHSTRLRFLGTGAVCSLIAVTFLFFSTKYSAEVAKYALKAPVKQSPLGSPPACRNDSSWEFQVEKDGNDHGLSEEQCHAAFPKLFVELDKSASFRENNPIQFKDVDSLTVENGMVRGIIDHGEVGFFPTNPGCWKPYIDFCILRQLYIVDFGNMPATFTRGKATLNSLHRALASFPDRDRLPNVEFVLTTEDYSSGEGPIWSYSKREENTNVWLMPDFGYWSWPEVGVGPYKDARRRIAAIDDGEVTVDGQVIPGMQFQDKKKQLVWRGNVATNPQVRGKLLKAAQGRSWASILAIDWGDENDIRFNLLPIEEHCRYMFLAHTEGRSFSGRGKYLLNCRSVVISHKLVWREAHHAALISSGPEANYVEVERDFSDLDHKIEFLIDNPEAAERIANNSVKTFRDRYLTPAAESCYWRHLIRQYASSSEFEPVLYTTREDGKKEPRGIPFETWVLGS, translated from the coding sequence ATGCGCTGGTCGCAAGGTCACTCAACTCGACTCCGCTTTTTGGGTACGGGCGCCGTGTGCTCATTGATCGCCGTtacattcctcttcttcagtaCCAAATACTCAGCTGAAGTCGCCAAATATGCGCTAAAAGCCCCTGTCAAGCAGTCTCCACTGGGCTCCCCGCCTGCATGTAGGAATGATTCTTCCTGGGAGTTTCAGGTTGAAAAGGATGGGAATGATCACGGGCTTTCCGAAGAACAGTGCCACGCTGCTTTTCCGAAATTGTTTGTTGAGCTCGATAAGTCTGCTTCATTCAGAGAAAACAATCCCATTCAATTTAAGGATGTGGATAGCTTGACGGTGGAAAATGGGATGGTGAGGGGTATTATTGATCATGGAGAGGTGGGTTTTTTCCCTACGAATCCGGGCTGCTGGAAGCCATATATTGACTTTTGCATTCTACGGCAGCTCTATATTGTTGATTTTGGTAACATGCCTGCCACCTTCACTCGGGGGAAGGCGACATTGAATTCATTGCACCGCGCATTAGCCTCGTTCCCAGATCGAGATCGTCTTCCGAATGTTGAATTTGTTTTAACCACGGAAGACTATAGCAGCGGCGAAGGGCCCATTTGGTCATACTCCAAACGTGAGGAGAATACCAACGTCTGGTTGATGCCGGATTTTGGGTACTGGTCATGGCCGGAAGTTGGGGTCGGTCCGTATAAGGATGCTCGACGCCGGATTGCTGCAATTGACGACGGAGAGGTAACGGTAGATGGCCAAGTTATCCCCGGCATGCAATtccaagacaagaagaagcagcttgTTTGGCGAGGCAACGTTGCCACGAATCCCCAGGTGCGCGGCAAGCTGCTGAAGGCTGCCCAGGGGAGGAGCTGGGCCAGTATATTGGCTATTGACTGGGGTGATGAGAATGACATCCGATTCAACCTGTTACCTATAGAAGAGCACTGTAGGTATATGTTCCTGGCGCACACTGAAGGGCGCAGCTTCTCAGGACGCGGCAAGTATCTCCTCAATTGCCGTTCGGTAGTCATCTCGCACAAGCTGGTCTGGCGAGAGGCGCACCATGCTGCTCTCATCTCCTCTGGTCCCGAAGCGAATTACGTTGAAGTTGAGCGTGACTTTTCTGATCTTGATCACAAAATTGAGTTTCTCATCGACAACCCGGAGGCTGCGGAACGCATAGCAAACAATTCAGTTAAAACTTTCCGCGACCGGTATCTCACTCCAGCTGCGGAGTCTTGTTACTGGAGGCACTTGATTCGGCAGTATGCTTCGTCTTCCGAATTTGAACCTGTTTTGTACACTACGCGAGAGGATGGGAAAAAGGAGCCTCGTGGCATCCCTTTTGAAACATGGGTCCTTGGTTCTTAG
- a CDS encoding glycoside hydrolase family 43 protein (predicted protein) encodes MWSSQLLPWATGLGLISTVLASPFRVQEVGAVLAIDSDFPDPSFVQAADGTWYAFGTNGNGKRVQVASSVDFKSWTLLDKEALPTLASWETEIDHWAPDVIRRNDGRYVMYYSGEAKEMVRHHCVGVAVSEGTDPTGPYVPNETPLSCRLDQGGSIDPAGFLDKDGSRYVVFKVDGNSIGNGGDCNNDIPPLKSTPILMQKVADDGFTPVGDAIQILDRDDSDGPLVEAPNLILHGDTYFLFYSTHCYTDPKYDVRYATSKSITGPYVKNGEKLLKSGDYGLTSPGGGTVCGCGDRMLFHGFCRNNTRCTYAADISISDQQVTLL; translated from the exons ATGTGGTCGTCCCAGCTTCTCCCTTGGGCTACAGGCCTTGGTTTGATATCGACTGTGCTGGCTTCACCTTTCCGTGTGCAGGAAGTAGGTGCCGTTTTGGCTATCGATTCTGACTTCCCGGACCCAAGCTTTGTGCAAGCAGCGGACGGCACTTGGTATGCCTTTGGCACCAATGGAAACGGCAAGCGTGTCCAGGTAGCTTCTTCTGTGGACTTCAAGTCATGGACTCTTCTTGACAAGGAGGCTTTACCTACACTTGCCAGTTGGGAGACTGAGATAGATCACTGGGCACCCGATGTGATAAGACGG AACGATGGCCGATACGTCATGTACTACTCGGGtgaagccaaggagatgGTGAGGCACCATTGCGTTGGTGTCGCCGTCTCTGAAGGCACAGATCCTACTGGACCCTATGTACCTAACGAGACACCTCTGTCTTGCCGTCTGGACCAAGGTGGCTCAATTGATCCGGCGGGCTTCCTGGACAAGGATGGCAGCCGCTATGTGGTATTCAAAGTTGATGGGAACAGCATTGGAAATGGTGGCGACTGCAACAATGACATCCCTCCTCTTAAATCGACTCCTATTCTTATGCAGAAAGTTGCGGATGATGGCTTCACTCCGGTTGGTGATGCTATCCAGATTCTTGACCGTGATGACAGTGATGGGCCGCTAGTCGAGGCCCCCAACCTGATTCTACACGGGGATACATACTTTCTCTTCTACTCCACGCATTGCTACACCGACCCCAAGTACGACGTTCGTTATGCGACCTCAAAGTCTATCACCGGGCCCTATGTCAAGAATGGTGAGAAATTACTCAAATCTGGTGATTATGGTCTTACTTCTCCTGGGGGTGGTACTGTCTGTGGTTGCGGAGATCGGATGTTGTTCCATGGCTTCTGTCGAAACAACACACGGTGTACATATGCTGCCGATATCTCCATATCAGACCAGCAGGTGACTCTCCTATGA
- a CDS encoding BCS1 and AAA domain-containing protein (AAA+-type ATPase): MESATLSNLINKTNMNSTTPPLLSPSDTALLEAFIPGYSFISRFLISYLQIDLSLYLPYILTYIAIAAVLKYSFSKLKGVLETHCIATAEIRLDDEISNYLLYWMAQQPFANRSTRFVAATRISTQSYYYDSEDEDEWGEEDEYDEDGNVINNFDEYWARTRNRDKFKRLRFTPAEGTHYFFFRGQLLAFVRAKGDKKSSSSSRWGARFETEKLYLSCFGRDPAILKELLAEAQRVYVARDGNSTIIYRAQRSPGDYVDWSRCMARSPRPLSTVILDQAQKDAFLDDIKEYLHPRTRRWYSNRGIPYRRGYLLHGPPGTGKTSLCFAVAGLMGLPLYLLNLSSKSFNEDDLMSLFQELPRRCIVLLEDVDCAGITQKRVSDGGEDSTAKPAEGKEGDSPEDADADSSKQGISLSGLLNVIDGVAASEGRILVMTTNHPEKLDPALLRPGRVDMSIQFGYAEPGDIKELFSAIYSTLEGDVRSSRTKRPRGKKDQVTSEVPWHQFSREQIQNLADQFLALVPGGQCTAAEIQGYLLNYKRDPEAAIEGVEEWVRSIRSKREGQTEATVKAD; the protein is encoded by the coding sequence ATGGAGTCCGCGACACTTTCAAACCTCATCAATAAAACCAATATGAATTCAACCACTCCCCCTCTTCTATCTCCCTCCGACACCGCCCTCCTCGAAGCCTTCATCCCAGGCTACTCCTTCATCTCGAGATTCCTCATCTCTTACCTCCAGATAGACCTCTCTCTCTACCTCCCCTATATACTCACCTACATCGCCATCGCCGCAGTGCTCAAATACTCCTTTTCTAAGCTCAAGGGTGTCCTAGAAACCCACTGTATCGCAACAGCTGAAATCCGTCTCGACGACGAGATCTCCAACTACCTCCTGTACTGGATGGCGCAGCAGCCCTTCGCAAACCGGAGTACGCGGTTTGTCGCCGCAACACGGATTTCCACTCAATCGTACTATTACGACtccgaggacgaggacgaaTGgggcgaggaagatgagtACGACGAGGACGGCAACGTGATCAACAATTTCGACGAGTACTGGGCGAGGACGCGCAATCGCGATAAGTTCAAGCGTCTGAGGTTCACCCCCGCGGAGGGGACGCactatttcttcttccgcggTCAGTTACTGGCCTTTGTCCGGGCGAAGGGTGACAAgaagtcttcttcctcatctcgGTGGGGCGCGCGCTTCGAGACCGAGAAGTTGTATCTGTCGTGTTTTGGACGGGACCCTGCCATCCTGAAGGAGTTACTGGCTGAGGCGCAGCGGGTGTATGTCGCGCGTGACGGGAACAGCACCATTATTTATCGTGCGCAGAGGAGTCCCGGTGATTATGTCGATTGGTCCCGCTGTATGGCGCGCTCCCCGCGCCCTCTGTCGACGGTTATCTTGGACCAGGCGCAGAAGGATGCctttcttgatgatattaAGGAATATCTTCATCCCCGCACGAGGAGGTGGTATTCGAATCGTGGTATCCCCTATAGACGGGGTTATCTCCTTCATGGACCACCTGGCACGGGAAAAACGAGCTTGTGCTTTGCGGTGGCTGGTCTGATGGGGCTTCCTTTGTATCTTCTCAATCTGAGCTCGAAGTCcttcaatgaagatgatctcATGTCTTTGTTCCAGGAGCTTCCCCGTCGGTGCATCGTCTTGCTTGAGGACGTTGATTGCGCCGGTATCACGCAGAAACGAGTCAGCGACGGCGGTGAGGACTCGACGGCGAAGCCAGCTGAGGGTAAGGAAGGTGATTCCCCCGAGGACGCTGATGCCGATTCCTCGAAGCAGGGCATCTCGCTCTCCGGTCTGCTGAATGTGATCGATGGTGTAGCCGCCAGCGAAGGTCGTATCCTGGTCATGACGACGAACCACCCCGAGAAGCTCGACCCGGCTCTGCTGCGGCCTGGTCGGGTCGACATGTCGATTCAGTTTGGGTACGCCGAGCCTGGtgatatcaaggagcttTTCTCGGCCATTTATTCCACGCTCGAGGGTGATGTACGCTCGTCAAGGACGAAGAGACCCCGGGGGAAGAAGGATCAGGTGACGTCGGAGGTCCCATGGCATCAGTTCTCGCGGGAGCAAATCCAGAACTTGGCAGATCAGTTCCTTGCGCTAGTGCCAGGTGGGCAATGCACTGCTGCTGAGATCCAGGGGTATCTTCTGAACTACAAGAGGGATCCCGAAGCCGCGATCGAAGGGGTTGAGGAATGGGTGCGAAGCATTCGATCGAAACGGGAGGGGCAAACAGAGGCAACTGTGAAGGCAGACTAG
- a CDS encoding alkaline phosphatase family protein (type I phosphodiesterase/nucleotide pyrophosphatase) — MPTRRDIPSRSLLSPSDYDDDAESLRSPSEQDSDSEDDEFLRRSRTTLELAEHDRTVLNDEEETEKLLIRGGPTHGLRRIFSPNSPSVKIGKRERRRRRREERRDARRGQHEKMTDSGELMFEMEEGHRDDESSLLSRSSSDLDRQLKEYGGDERPQRVSWLKLALVFAAIFVLFLIFLLGAYKASTPFRTTKAPQTLLSNGTALFAPTTILISLDGFRADFLNRGLTPTLTKFIAEGVSPQYMLPSFPSVTFPNHFTLVTGLYPESHGIVGNTFWDPELQEEFYYTHPSVSMRPKWWNAEPLWMAAENQGVKTAIHMWPGSEAHIGGVDPTILDKYNGSEALPRKANRILELLDMSGLEEEAGIVSERPQFIAAYVPNVDADGHKYGPNSTEIRSTISEVDDMLGSLFAGLQDRNLTDIVNIVIVSDHGMATTATERLVQLDDFVDLSLVDRIDGWPLRGLRPKRPEDLETLQKQLESIAVNYSHAVEVYTREAMPERYHFTNNDRIAPLWVIPKTGWAVVERPDFDAQSALEKGEVYHPKGVHGYDHEHPLMRAIFIARGPAFPHQPNSRVEVFQNINVYNIICDTLGLDPRPNNGTLRLPLKPVGLHSDEDTPALENPSDPPVSSTAISASLSMTSTVLASTSPTATSTTAPEAPPEAESDDEADSENDQPSTWWGTLWDKIEDLKDWAGDLIETVKDNFP; from the exons ATGCCTACCCGACGTGATATTCCTAGTCGTTCACTCCTTTCCCCCAGCGAttacgatgatgatgccgagTCCCTGCGATCGCCGTCAGAGCAGGACTCTGActccgaagatgacgagTTTCTCCGTAGATCTCGCACAACCCTGGAATTAGCAGAGCATGATCGTACCGTGCTgaatgacgaggaggaaaCGGAGAAGTTGTTGATCAGGGGAGGCCCAACGCACGGTCTGCGGCGAATCTTCAGCCCCAACAGTCCAAGTGTAAAGATCGGAAAGCGAGAACGCCGACGAAGACGGcgagaggaaagaagagatgcGCGCAGAGGACAGCATGAGAAAATGACTGATTCGGGAGAGCTGATGTTCGAGATGGAAGAGGGTCATCGGGACGACGAGAGCTCCCTCCTGAGCCGATCGTCGTCCGATCTAGATCGACAACTCAAGGAAtatggtggtgatgag CGGCCTCAGCGCGTCTCGTGGCTCAAGCTTGCCTTGGTCTTCGCGGCgatctttgttcttttccttatATTTCTGCTAGGAGCATACAAAGCATCAACGCCCTTCAGGACGACCAAAGCCCCTCAAACACTACTGTCGAACGGCACTGCTCTTTTCGCACCCACCACAATTCTGATCTCTCTTGATGGGTTCCGAGCGGACTTCCTTAACCGTGGGTTAACACCAACCCTTACCAAGTTTATTGCCGAGGGCGTGTCGCCACAGTACATGCTCCCTAGCTTTCCAAGTGTCACCTTTCCTAACCATTTTACCCTCGTTACCGGATTATACCCCGAGAGTCACGGAATTGTGGGGAACACGTTTTGGGACCCAGAGTTACAGGAGGAGTTCTACTACACCCACCCATCAGTTAGTATGCGGCCTAAGTGGTGGAATGCTGAACCGTTATGGATGGCTGCCGAGAACCAGGGGGTCAAGACTGCCATTCATATGTGGCCTGGCTCCGAAGCGCACATTGGCGGCGTTGACCCGACAATCCTAGATAAGTACAATGGCTCGGAAGCGCTCCCTCGCAAAGCCAATCGCATTTTGGAATTACTCGACATGTCTGGcctcgaggaagaggctggaaTAGTTTCGGAACGACCTCAGTTCATCGCTGCCTATGTTCCTAATGTTGACGCTGATGGCCACAAGTATGGGCCCAACAGCACAGAGATTCGGAGCACCATCTCGGAAGTGGACGATATGTTGGGTAGCCTCTTCGCTGGCCTGCAAGACCGGAACTTGACCGACATTGTGAACATAGTAATTGTCTCCGACCATGGAATGGCCACCACGGCAACCGAACGATTGGTACAGTTGGATGATTTTGTCGATCTCAGCCTGGTGGATCGCATTGATGGATGGCCGCTGCGTGGGCTGCGCCCCAAACGACCAGAAGATCTTGAGACGCTTCAGAAGCAACTGGAGAGCATAGCCGTGAATTACTCGCATGCAGTTGAGGTTTACACCCGTGAGGCGATGCCAGAGCGCTACCATTTTACGAACAACGATCGCATCGCCCCTCTCTGGGTGATTCCGAAGACTGGCTGGGCGGTGGTCGAACGACCTGACTTCGACGCCCAGAGCGCTTTGGAGAAAGGCGAGGTATATCACCCGAAAGGCGTCCACGGGTATGATCACGAACATCCCCTGATGCGGGCGATCTTCATTGCCAGGGGCCCGGCATTCCCGCACCAACCCAATAGCCGGGTGGAAGTATTCC AAAATATCAACGTTTATAATATCATCTGTGATACTCTCGGCCTTGACCCGCGCCCGAACAATGGAACACTGCGCCTGCCTTTAAAACCCGTGGGCCTGCATTCGGACGAGGATACCCCGGCGCTTGAGAACCCTTCGGACCCTCCAGTTAGCAGCACGGCTATCTCTGCATCGCTTAGCATGACTTCGACTGTACTGGCCTCCACAAGCCCAACAGCTACCTCTACAACTGCCCCCGAGGCCCCACCAGAGGCAGAGTCAGACGATGAGGCGGACAGCGAAAACGACCAGCCCTCTACCTGGTGGGGGACTCTTTGGGATAAAATCGAGGATCTGAAGGATTGGGCCGGGGACCTAATTGAGACCGTGAAGGACAATTTCCCTTAA